A genomic window from Streptomyces sp. HUAS YS2 includes:
- a CDS encoding NADH-quinone oxidoreductase subunit N: MGDMNENPLDILPEVLLAGSAVTGLLLGAWLPRRRQWLVGLLAALAAGGGIVAAAVAASRPDLTAFGEAFTVDAITGTSRIVVLGAVLLVLALFARPFHAHPRESEAYVLLQLSALGALVMAGTQDLLLLAAGYLLASVPAYTLAGFRKDGPGTEAALKYYVIGALLGVLMLAGITLLYAAGRATGYPPLGPALPEAPRALVAAGAVGLLAGVLFKAGAVPAHFWVPDAIQGSSAPAAAFLTTIPKVGALAALLRLGETVLTDGAMPWAAVISVVAAASMTLGNLAAFFQDDVKRLLAYSTISQVGYLLLPVAVAGRSVLAQPALLYYAAAYAVTNLGAFAVVCALPRATRLADYRGLVRHRPLLAASLVVCLLGLVGTPPTAVFVGKLEAFSAAFDGGHGWLAVLAAVNTVASVFYYLRWIVPAVSRGDGAAPAAEDGLARSVAYTAAAISLGLGTAAGPVLPVLGGSLAA; this comes from the coding sequence ATGGGCGACATGAACGAGAACCCGCTGGACATCCTCCCCGAGGTGCTGCTGGCCGGTTCGGCCGTCACCGGGCTGCTGCTCGGCGCCTGGCTGCCGCGCCGCCGCCAGTGGCTGGTCGGCCTGCTCGCCGCGCTCGCCGCGGGCGGGGGGATCGTGGCGGCGGCGGTCGCCGCCTCCCGGCCCGATCTGACCGCGTTCGGCGAGGCGTTCACCGTCGACGCGATCACCGGCACGTCCCGGATCGTGGTCCTGGGCGCCGTCCTGCTCGTCCTCGCCCTCTTCGCGCGGCCGTTCCACGCGCATCCGCGCGAGAGCGAGGCGTACGTCCTGCTCCAGTTGTCCGCCCTCGGCGCCCTCGTCATGGCGGGCACCCAGGACCTGCTGCTGCTCGCCGCCGGGTACCTGCTCGCCAGTGTGCCCGCCTACACCCTGGCCGGATTCCGCAAGGACGGCCCGGGCACGGAGGCCGCGCTCAAGTACTACGTGATCGGCGCGCTGCTCGGCGTGCTCATGCTGGCCGGCATCACCTTGCTGTACGCGGCGGGACGCGCCACCGGGTATCCGCCGCTCGGCCCGGCGCTGCCCGAGGCGCCGAGGGCGCTGGTCGCGGCCGGAGCGGTCGGGCTGCTGGCCGGCGTGCTGTTCAAGGCGGGGGCGGTCCCGGCACATTTCTGGGTCCCGGACGCGATCCAGGGGAGCAGCGCCCCGGCAGCGGCGTTCCTGACCACGATCCCGAAGGTCGGCGCCCTGGCCGCCCTGCTGCGCCTCGGCGAGACGGTCCTCACCGACGGCGCGATGCCGTGGGCCGCCGTGATCTCCGTGGTGGCCGCGGCCTCGATGACGCTGGGCAATCTGGCCGCCTTCTTCCAGGACGACGTGAAGCGGCTCCTCGCGTACTCGACCATCAGTCAGGTCGGGTACCTGCTGCTGCCGGTGGCCGTCGCCGGGCGGTCGGTCCTGGCGCAGCCCGCCCTGCTGTACTACGCGGCCGCGTACGCCGTCACGAACCTGGGCGCGTTCGCCGTGGTCTGCGCCCTCCCCCGGGCCACCCGACTCGCCGACTACCGCGGCCTCGTGCGGCACCGGCCGCTGCTCGCCGCGAGTCTCGTCGTCTGTCTGCTCGGCCTCGTCGGCACCCCGCCGACCGCCGTCTTCGTCGGCAAACTGGAGGCGTTCAGCGCCGCGTTCGACGGCGGACACGGCTGGCTCGCGGTGCTGGCCGCCGTCAACACCGTCGCCTCCGTCTTCTACTACCTGCGCTGGATCGTGCCGGCCGTCTCACGGGGCGACGGCGCCGCGCCCGCCGCCGAGGACGGCCTCGCCCGGAGCGTCGCCTACACGGCCGCCGCGATCTCCCTCGGGCTCGGGACGGCGGCGGGGCCCGTGCTCCCCGTCCTGGGCGGCTCGCTCGCCGCCTAG
- a CDS encoding TOBE domain-containing protein — MPSYSIGQAAQLLGVSSETVRRWADGGRLGMERDGSGKRVIEGTALARFAQERGAGLHAVPEDGVPTSVRNSFVGIVTAVRVDEVAAQVEVQSGPHRLVSLVTREAVEELGLDVGVTVTARVKSTSVHIDLP, encoded by the coding sequence GTGCCGTCGTACAGCATTGGGCAGGCAGCGCAGCTGCTCGGAGTGAGTTCGGAGACCGTTCGCCGGTGGGCGGACGGCGGCAGGCTGGGCATGGAGCGGGACGGGTCCGGCAAGCGGGTGATCGAGGGCACGGCCCTGGCCCGTTTCGCGCAGGAGCGGGGCGCCGGCCTCCACGCCGTCCCGGAGGACGGCGTGCCCACCTCCGTACGGAACTCCTTCGTGGGGATCGTGACGGCGGTACGGGTCGACGAGGTGGCCGCGCAGGTGGAGGTCCAGTCGGGTCCGCACCGGCTGGTCTCGCTGGTGACGCGGGAGGCGGTCGAGGAGCTGGGGCTCGACGTCGGGGTCACGGTGACCGCCCGGGTGAAGTCGACGAGCGTGCACATCGACCTGCCCTGA
- a CDS encoding PucR family transcriptional regulator, whose amino-acid sequence MEERTRGEAGVAALTEALIHACRPDLALHAGVSAPVTAPEGLNAAPTQARYALAAARTASPSAPRVAGLGDLDGLGTLMAGIPADVRTVYRDTVLGPLLGAGRGSGAMLLETLEVFLAHDCSWARTAEALHVHVNTVHHRVERIEALTGRDLSRLDNKVDLRAALLCR is encoded by the coding sequence TTGGAGGAACGGACGAGAGGTGAGGCCGGCGTCGCCGCGCTCACGGAGGCGCTGATCCACGCCTGCCGCCCGGACCTCGCCCTGCACGCCGGCGTGAGCGCGCCGGTCACCGCCCCCGAGGGGCTGAACGCCGCCCCGACCCAGGCCCGTTACGCGCTGGCGGCGGCCCGTACCGCGTCGCCGTCGGCGCCGCGGGTCGCCGGACTCGGCGACCTCGACGGCCTGGGTACGCTGATGGCCGGCATTCCGGCCGACGTACGGACGGTGTACCGCGACACCGTCCTCGGGCCGCTCCTCGGCGCCGGCCGGGGCTCCGGCGCGATGCTCCTGGAGACCCTGGAGGTCTTCCTGGCGCACGACTGCTCCTGGGCACGGACCGCCGAGGCCCTGCACGTCCACGTCAACACGGTCCACCACCGCGTCGAACGCATCGAGGCGCTCACCGGCCGCGACCTGTCGCGACTCGACAACAAGGTGGACCTGCGCGCTGCCCTGCTCTGCCGCTGA
- a CDS encoding TOBE domain-containing protein — protein MQSYTIGQAARLLGVSPDTARRWADAGRVATHRDESGRRVIDGKSLAAFSVEIAQGEEDDDASYTSARNAFPGIVTGIKLGDIAAQVTIQAGPHRLVSLLTREAVEELGLEVGMQATARVKSTSVHIDRT, from the coding sequence ATGCAGTCCTACACCATTGGCCAGGCCGCACGTCTGCTGGGCGTCAGCCCCGACACCGCGCGGCGCTGGGCGGACGCGGGCCGGGTCGCCACCCACCGCGACGAGAGCGGCCGGCGCGTGATCGACGGCAAGTCGCTCGCCGCGTTCTCCGTGGAGATCGCGCAGGGCGAGGAGGACGACGACGCGTCGTACACCTCGGCGCGCAACGCGTTCCCGGGCATCGTCACCGGGATCAAGCTCGGCGACATCGCGGCCCAGGTCACCATCCAGGCCGGGCCGCACCGGCTGGTCTCCCTCCTCACCCGTGAGGCCGTGGAGGAACTGGGACTGGAAGTCGGCATGCAGGCCACCGCCCGCGTGAAGTCGACCAGCGTGCACATCGACCGCACCTGA